CGGCCTATTTTAATCGCAGTggtgcgtgcgcgtgtgagtgttgtgagtgtgttgaggTGACTGCTCTGAAGATGGACATTCTTTACATTTCATAGTGGGGAAAATGTAcgtcacatacacactaatTCCACAGTACTATGAAAAAAGCTTTCCATTTGATATCCCTGACATATGAGTTAACTCATATCTAAACACTATGAATTGTATTCCTAAAGGTGTTTGCCTTATCCCAGCTCTGCTAACCAGATCTAAaaacctttaatttttttttttaaaccccccCTCCTTAAAGCAAGATTGTTAGAATATGTTAATGGGCCTTTTTATAATTATCTTTTGTGAAGAGGTTAGCTTTTCATGTAGGTCTTGTGTTCTCATTAAATGAACTATATAAAAGTACAGTAGTCTTGTACATTAGGCATAGAAAATTCTAGAGGAAGTAGCTATGGTTGTAAATATTAATAGAAGCAGACTATAGGAGGAGCTAGCAACGCAGAAAAGAAAGTGCATTGATCAACACAGCAGCCAGTGGCCCAGCTAGATTATCAGTCAACACTCAGGTAGTCTATTCCACCGGTCTGTCTTTTATTTCCCAATTAGAATATACAACTCAAACAGTTCAGCAGTCATGGTCTCTGGTGCATACTTCAGCCAGTGTACTTGCTGCAGTATACCATCAGATGGATATATCAGCCTCTGTACCTGCTGTAGGCTACTCTCAGATGCATACAGGTAACCTCTCTGTCGGATGTAGTGTGCCCTGAGATACATACTTCAGATGCTGTAGCATTCCTACCCAGATGGCTGAGTTTAGGTCAGATGCGTTCCTTATCTGGAACTGATCCATGTCAGATCCGTTCTACACTGGGCTGTATCCAGGGTAGTTGCTGTTGTATACTCGGCGTGGGTTCCTGCCCTCTGATACCTACTGCAGTAGCCGCGCATTGGCAACGTGTGAAGGATGAAACGGGTTTGCCGGTTTGGTTGCTACTGAGTGGATCATGCAATGCTCTAGTGATGTAGAACCATAGCTTCTACGTTACTTAAAATATGTATAGAAGTGGCaaattcattttctatttttgattctttttgttgttaaatatataaacatttgTAATGATTATTTGTTGTCTTTGACATGGCATTgttttgacactttttttttttgccctttttGGCTAATAGGAGATTGTATGTCTTGGATATCCAGGTTTGAGATCTCTGTTAACCTTTTTCTTTCATGGACCAAACACGTCATTATTTCTGTATCCCTTTGTCTAAATAAAGATGAACTTGTATTGATGCCAAACGCTCTTGTTTATACCATTGCAGTGATTTTTCTGGTGTTTTTCTTCATGCAATTTCAATACTTTGACAGTGGGTTAAGACACAGGAATCGAAGTACCATCACTATTGTATTGGTTTAAGCCATCGTTACAGGCATCTGTTGTGTTGTGAACGTATTAATGTCCAGCATGTAAGATTTTCGGCGGTATGGGCCAATAGAGTTGAGGAGGCGTGCTTGGCTCCTGGGGGTATCATGCTACTCTCGGGTATAAAGATGCACCGACTCAGCTGCAGCTTGTCCGTGCAAGCGCTCCGACAGAAACCGGTTACTTTAGCTTAGCCTGGTAGGTTCTGGACTATGGCAGCCAAAAAAGTCTGCATTATTGGCTCTGGCAACTGGTAAGTAACATTTCACGCAGTGTAGTTTGCTTGTTAGCCTTTGAAGTTGGAATGTCGTGTTTGCAGCTAAATCAAATTCATCTCCCCAAAAAATGTTACGCTGGAGGTTGACTGTAGCCTGTGTGCTGGCCCCGGTCGTGTAGTTGTGCGCGAAGTCCTTAGATGGGTGTTGTTAAAGGGACGTCGGTTTGAAGTTTTGTTGTCCTGGTgatgctttttttgtgtgcatctgGTGATACTGAAAAGCGCCGAGTGTTCCTGATTTTGGACATGATCTCATGACTGCATTTTTATCGGTCGATCTGAATTCGCGCAACCCACACCATAGTCATAGCTACAAATACACGGTCCTGTCTGAAAACTCAACTCGTCCCTTACAgcacagctgagagggggtgGTCAAAAATATACCACTGCTATTTAACATGTAAGATTATGCGTCCACAGTGAATATCCAAAACTGTATTTTCTACTGACACGTTGAAATATACCGCTAAGAAAAAGTAAGCTTTCTCAGATTTAATACCTCAAGCCCTTAATTTCATTGTGCGCAGTTGAGTTTGTTTCTATGGCTACCAGCAGAGGGGATACGGTGGCGTTTAGTCATTCTCTTTGCCGCATTTTTATACCTTTGGGCTACAGTTTGGCTCTAATTTAACATGTGGTGTGAAGTGGTTTCTTATCTTGGTTCTTGAAAAAGGTGCCTCCACAAGAAATATAGCAGTAGAAATAGCAATGAAATTGCGACCGATCTAACGTGCACTTCTGAATGTGTTTGAAAGTCTGCATCCCTTTAGAATAGGTCCTGTGAATTACAGTTTAGGTGAACTAGTGGATCACAGATTGTAAACTCATCACCCATTCCTGGGCAGGCTGGTCCATGTATACTCAATGCACTAGTTTTTACTAATGGAATCTGTCCAGTTTTTTTTGTAGGCCTCTATCTAAAAGCCTGCTTTAGTCAGATAATATATTggcctcatttataaatgcAATCCTCAGATGGAAGCACGGTTGTCTAGTTCTcaatagtaggcctatttaaACTTTTTATATTGACACTTTGAAAGGGTGTTGGCTTGATGATTAGTTCTACTACTAGCGAGACTTGTTTAATGCTGCTGTTGTATCTTCATATGTATTCCAATGTGttgagaaaatgtgttttacGTATATTCTGCAACTTTTGGCGTGCTTCTTGCGGTGTTGTCTATAGTCAACTTGTGGAACAGATTTGTTGAGTCAGTTTGATCTAGCATAAGATTATTCACATCCATCCAAAGCTTGCTGTGGCCCTTGTACTGGCCATGCAAAGACACTTTAGAgttaaaacaaaatatatatggaatgtgattgtgtctgtggtgaTACTCAGTCTGCTGTGTAAGAGTATTCTCTGCTGTCATTTTATGGAAACGTTCTCCACCATAATTCATCCTGAGTTTGTTGTCCACTATGATGGACAGATCCCCTCACCAGCCCTTTGATTACTGTGCATGAGGTGTGAGTGATGTTCTCTCTACATCCCATGGGGGGCATCGCCTTTGTCTCATTAATGTCAAGGAGCGTCTTAAAAGAGGCTGACTGCATTTGAGACTGTCACATTAGAACTGGTAGAGTAAAGGTcaggtaaaggtcaggtattaTCCAAGTCAACTGACAGACAACCTGCAGCagtattttgtgaaatttacatGTAAGCAACAATATGAGCTTCATTGTATAACTGAACTTGACATTTATTGACAAAGTGTTGcaaaatatgcatgtatgaaatgtaaaattattagttgaaggcaagaatatgtttCAATATGATACTAGATGTAGACTTAATGCAGCAAATAGAtctatctacatttacatttacatttagtcatttagcagacgcttttgtccaaagcgacgtacaagggagagaatattcaagctacgagcaatagaacctggtgtaacaataaataaatactactttacattagaaatataacaaaatgaaataaaaagaaagaaagagtgcagaagtgtaactgctgtaattgcaagttacgcactagtcgaagtgccagttaggacgggaagtgctctctgaagagttgggtcttcaaaagcttcttaaaggtagagagggacgcccctgctctggtagtgctgggcagctcattccaccaacgtggaactatcatactatcataataatacgtttataTACAGACAAAAGCAGCGATCATCGGGGTCCAAGCACACTGTGCAGACTGCCCCAAGTAGCAACAGGTTGAATGACCGCTTCAGCAGGTGAAGGGAAAATGGAAATTGGGTAAATAGGTTCTatatgccattatgaatgaCCATACAAAATTTCATTAAGATTACCcaatcacacatgcatgttTTGACTGCTGAAATTTGATTGGCCATTGGTGGCCATTTTGTAGAGCGAGCCAAATGGAACTGTAagcaaatgtagccaagtataattttaccaaatttcaaatgtgtcagttgcagtGCCCCAGATGGACAAAATTTAATGAAAGTTGGTGTGCATCAAAATGATTTGGTAGTGGGGTAGGGTTACATTTCGTAAAGTAAAGGTTCAAACATTACAAGATATTGGCTACTGAAGAGCTAGATTTTTcctttgaacattattcaccAGGTGGCATGCCTCCACAAATGAATCGTAATGAGCTAGGGTTATGCACCTCCTAGAGGCTAActtgccaaaaaaaaatcagaatttTTGGCAAAACGGTTTTtgagctattgcccaaaaagtgctttgagcctacCCCACTTCAGGGGACGATAACatgaagggaaacacacacctagAGACACAAACCTTATACTCCtgatcagccatgtggggctacacacataccaagtttcatgtggattggtgaagaGTACATATATGATATTGTCAACCAACCATTGGTGAAAGAAAAgcataataatacaaatttCTCAAAAAAGCCTTGCCGAACAATGTAGGACCACCCTGCTTGGTGCAACGAGGGTCATAATGAGATCAAACTAAATAGTGACACAGCATGCAGTTTGGAAAAAGTCTGGTTCATATGGCTTGGTCCTTTCCTGAGTTGTTGCTTCAATGTGTTTGAAGTGATAACAAGGGCAAAGCAACTTGATGTCTTCTCTTCTAAACTGAGGTGTGTTTGTCCCTATAGGGGCTCTGCCATTGCCAAGATCGTGGGTGCCAACGCGGAGAAGCTCTCCAAGTTTGACACCACCGTGAACATGTGGGTGTTTGAGGAGATGGTGAACGGACGCAAGCTCACAGAGATCATTAACAACGACCACGAGAACGTCAAGTACCTCCCCGGACACAAGCTGCCCCCCAATGTGGTACGCAGGGACGTAGTAAGGGGGATATAGAGACTTGGGAAGACAGGGGTCCTCTAAGAAGCCAGACAGTATAGATTTCTCAGATATAGATGTACAGCTTGTTATGTGTTATTGGGGGATACGATGTTGAGAATATTCTGTACACTGGTAGTCATAAAATGctattttaatgttttgaatGGCAGAGATATGCTTGATTGACATCACCACATTGTTATGTATAGCATGATCTAATGTAAAGGCTtagcatgatgtaatgtaaaCATCCCGGTTGGGTTCAGTCAGACTTGCGGCGCAGGGGCAGCTGGAAGAGATGCAGTGTAGGAGAAGGTTTAGAGGCAGGATGGAGAACTCTTGGTCTAAGAGAATGGTAACCctcaacccaccccaccccaccccacccccgcagGTAGCTGTCCCTGACCTTGTGGAGTCTGTGAAAGGAGCTGACATCCTCATCTTCGTCATCCCTCACCAGTTTATCAAAAAATTGTGTGACACCATCAAAAGCCACATCAAGCCAGATGCCGTGGGGATGTCCCTCATCaaggtgtgtgtccttgtctgttccataggcggagatcccgggggggacaggggggacgtgtccccccgctacaataaagttgtcccccccaacaatcattgtaaacacaaataaataattttgaataatatagtaatattaaataaaagccagacaacacaagcggtgcttattataaacgtaaaacaatgtgttttttttaagtgttgaaaaatcatgatccccctattccttaaAGTGGCTTGGTTCACATGCTAtttccaacgggcggggctaccggcagctccctgtttacatttacatttagtcatttagcagtcgctattgtccaaagcgacttacaaggcagagaacagtcaagctacgagcaatagaaacctagtgcaacaataaatactattttgcataagaaatagaaaaaagaggtgcaggaatgtaactgctgtaagtgcaaatTAAGTGctagtcgaagtgcaagttaggaaggccCCGCCcagtacacggtcagattgtgaggAAACCAACCGAACCAGTAAAACCTCTACAAGTAAAAGCCAGTAAATCATTCATCACACCACTTGTTCAACAAGCACAAGCTTGTAACATGAAAAGGGacatagaatggacacatctacattctgcaacagtacctctacctctgcaccggtgaagttaggttaCATGTTGAAAGTCGCTCCAGTAAAGTTCGAGCAAAACCCTCGCTGACCGtgtgaactttggacattatagGTAGCAAACGCAGTACCAAGAaagcatagagaaagagagggtgatagggccagacagcaatTTGTCATGTCGTGTTTTTAGAGACTTTGACCCTCCTGTAGTAGAAACTTTGAAGTACTTTGAAGATGTGTGTCCTCTGAGGCATACAGTATTTAAGCTCTAAGATCTGAGGTCTGTTTGATTGACATACTTTGGTACCATTgttgtatatacagtaccagtcaaaagtttggacacaccttctaattttttgagaagttttttctttacttttattattttctacatggtaaataacactttttttgtttagtacatcattccatatgcgttttttcgtagtttaaatgtcttcagtattaatctacaatgtagaaaataataaaagtaaagaaaacacttaaaggtgtgtccaaacttttgactggtactgtaagtGGAAGGAGAATAGTAGTGTAGCACCTCTAATACAGTGAATGCTGCACAAGGTGCTGCATAGTAGTACATATAAAATACTTTTGCATTTGTACAAAGGGAGGGCGTGAATATACTGTTAGTttaaacattacattaacatatacgtgtgtgtgtgtagggtgtcgATGAGGGTCCAGAGGGCCTGAAGCTGATCACTGAAGTGATTCGAGAGAAGTTGGGCATCACCATGACGGTGCTAATGGGAGCCAATCTGGCCAATGAGGTTGCAGAAGAGAAGTTTTGTGAGACGACAATCGGTGAGAAATCATCAAGGGCTATAAAGTGTGGCTTAACTTAAACCCCCCTCATTATCCATGTTAATATCTTTAAGTGGAACTAAATATCTAAGGgaaacaatcttttttttttaaatagaattTCAAAATAGAATGTAGAAGATGTTGTTATGTCACTGAAATATTATTGCATCAGTGAAATCTCAGCTATGAAATATTTCTTTAAACGTCTTTGTTTTAAAGGCAGTAAATCTAAAGAGATTGGGGCCACACTGAAAGACCTGATGCAGACCAAAAACTTCCGGGTGACTGTGGTGGAAGAAGCTGATGTTGTAGAGATTTGTGGAGCTCTGAAGGTATGTTTTACTACCAAAAGTATGTCGATTATGATACTTTGCtaaactttaaatgtatttgttttcttctcatgTCAGTAAACAAGATTACGTTGTTATGAAAGTTGCCTAACATTTATGAACACAAGACGCATTTTGAGCTTTTTCTCACCTTGATGGCTTCTAGAACATTGTTGCCGTGGGAGCCGGCTTCTGTGACGGGCTGGGCTACGGTGACAACACCAAGGCCGCAGTGATCCGGCTTGGTCTGATGGAGATGATCGCATTCGCCCGGGTCTTCTGCACCTCAGGTACCGTGTCCCCCACAACATTCCTGGAGAGCTGTGGCGTGGCCGATCTCATCACCACATGCTACGGCGGCCGCAACCGCAAGATCGGCGAAGCCTTCGCCAAAACAGGGAAGGTGAGTCAGACAGGGATGTCATGGTGTTGTGGTGAACTAAAGAGTCAGCCTCTGCACTGTGCCATAAAATAGCCTACCACTGGTGTGAGCCACATATGTTTGCACTGTCCCTCAATGGACAGTCCCGCAACCTCAGGTATAAGAGAGGGCATGCTAAACAAGTGTCTAAAAGCCATAGCTGCTCCCTAGCTGCTAGCTTCATGGCCGCTAGCCTCTAAGCTGATGCTTTTGTCAGAggcttaaagatgcagtccacaattctaatccagtacacttcttttcaaattcagcaaattgctcctcacagttctTTAccgtgtgctgtgagtgtgctAATAAAAACCTAATATTCATACAAAgttctggctctgtaaatgggaaacaggCAAAGTGGTTTGGACCAAGTCATATAGTAATCCTACTCATACAGCAGACAAGCATCATGCTGCTTCAGgggcatggaagggaggggtgtaatatgattgtctgttgagctcaaatatcagcaaCTTTACgccagaatcatggactgtacTTTTAATGCGAGCtgttctcttgtctctctccccagacgattgaggagctggagaaggagatgcTGAATGGTCAAAAGCTGCAAGGTCCACCCACCGCTGCAGAGGTCCACAACATCCTCAAGGTCAAAAAAATGGTGGATAAGTAAGTGAGCTCATTCTCCCTGTGATGGGGCAGCCCAAACAAGCCAAAAGACACTTATTCTGGTAAATGGTTGGTAAATATGAATATGGATATATTCACCTGGATATGGTAATATGCATGAACAGTTTTTCAGTGTATTTATTAGTTTAAGCTGGTGAGATgagtttgtatttattattatatttatatcatATTTATTAGACTTATATGAATGTCACAATGATGCTCTGCTTCCTGTCATCCCAGCATCTAACTAGTAATTCACCCATTCCATCCCTCAGGTTCCCACTCTTCAATGCTGTCTATCAGATCTGCTTTGAGGGGCACCCCGTTAAGGAGTTTGTTACCTGCCTGCAGAACCACCCTGAGCACATGTAACTACTAGACTAACTCAAACAATTGGGCAAGTGTTTGGGAACATGATCAGATTTTAAGAGGAAAGGGGTTGGGATTCAGATCACCGTGCCTGTGTTTTTGTACTATATGCATCccaaaaaaagaggggagaagagttACTCTCCTCAGCACACAAAGTGCTTATGTCCATTCAGTCCCATCAAGTTCTCAACAGTCCATCCCTAGCACAATGCTGCTAACACTGAATGgtgaggtttatttttttttaataccttGGCGATGGGTTTGAATTACAGTTGTATAGTGATCtatattttcttaaaaaaaaaaagatatatcgAAATTTAAATGATTGTCTTAAGTAACCCTTTACTTGAAGGAGAGGATCATTGGTCCACTCTATAACTGTTGCATAATCGTAATTGAAGTCTAACCATCTGCCATCATTGccgtgaaaagaaaaaaagtgcctTATGACTCTAAAGCATCTACCATTGTGTGCACGGGACTTTGTCCTCTGTGAAACTTCAACAGGACTCATAACCACTGAAGAGCTTGTCTTTATGACCCTCTCCGCATGTCAGGTCATCTGAGGGCTGTGCCTGGATTTGTTTTATATATGTCTGAGTATCACACATGTTAAAGAGAGAAACTGTcctgaaataaataattaaaatggcAATGTAATGCTCGTATTTTGGTTTGATGTTCCGTAACAGTGTGGTGGTTTTTTCAattgttcagttttttttttgcttttatgcATTTGGTTTTCTgttaaattacttttaaaatcaCCAGGACTTAGTAGGCATTCTCCTGGTCTGTTAGCTGAAGTAGACGAGAGGCACCTCCTCATTAATTTGTCCAGTGGGGTTTCTCAGGCTCTCACAGGCAGCGATGTGACCTTTATTACAACCTCGTGTCTGTTCTGCCACCCAAAACCTCTCACCTTTACCATGTCCTCGGATGATGACCTATGACCTTCACAAGAGGTACACTGCATCAAATCCAGCTCCTTCTCTGCAGAGCAACATGACAACAGTACAGAGCTGCTGACAAATGTTTGCTGTTCCAGTGATCATTGATATTTAGTTAGAGAGCTACTTTATTTAGTCATGTTTAAATATGATCTGATTATTTTCATCATGTTCTTGCTTAAAGATTAACTTCTCTTGAAAGAAAAAATCTAAATGCTTATTGGTCTAGTTGTTGGGTAGAGAATTCCAGACATTAGAATGCATAGTCATTTCACGTTTAACAACTGAGCTATGTTGTAATTTAGAAGCAGCTGGACGCATTCTTTTTGACAGTGCCTCTGTATAAAATCCTCTGGATAGTTTTTAAGCTAGTCACCCTTTGCGTATTCTAATAATACCACGCCTCATAGGCCAAAGGTGGAGATAAATTTAGAAGAGTGTCCAATCAGAGGTAGATGGCGCCGTCGGACAGAAATACAAGGCAAGGTAGTTACAGGGTTTATTTAATATGTTGTTttattataaaatgtatatatttttggtatcctttttttttcattgcaaGGGTACAGTTTTGCGAGATATATTTTCTCTGGTATATGAGATTTGTGTAGATAAACATCAACAAAGCACGTTTCTCATGCAATAAGATTTCTTATGCAATAACACTGCCACTGGTGTAAATGGATATTCTCAATCTGACAGCGGTAGGGTAGGCTACTTTTATAGGGTGGCTACTGCAAATACGAATTCTTATTACACTTGTTAATGATGATGCCCcccgtgcacacactcactagcAGTGTCACTAAAAGTAGTACACAGTTAAGCAAACACCTCTTCCCCAGGTAACAGATGACTCTTCAATGGCCCTGGCCCTAATCCGCCGCAGAGTTACTTGCTACCTTGCAATAAATGAAATGAGATTGCCTGAAGGAAAAGGCAGTCTTAAGATATGTGTAGATATGTGGTTCATGGTGGGTGATTATTCAAAGCATGGACATCTAAATAAGCGCATATCaataaactcttttgactgACAGTCCATGTTCACCCTCCCCAAATATGTTCTGATATTTGGCAAGGGGGTATTCGAGCATTCCAAATTAATATATTTCCTACCATATGATACCAGTcccagagagggaaagtgaaaacCCACATCCCTAGTGTTTGCATTCCTATTGGAGAGCATTTCACATGAAAAATCTAGTGCTgtcaattgattttttttattattatttacaaatTAATCGCACAATGTGT
This is a stretch of genomic DNA from Clupea harengus unplaced genomic scaffold, Ch_v2.0.2, whole genome shotgun sequence. It encodes these proteins:
- the gpd1b gene encoding glycerol-3-phosphate dehydrogenase 1b, encoding MAAKKVCIIGSGNWGSAIAKIVGANAEKLSKFDTTVNMWVFEEMVNGRKLTEIINNDHENVKYLPGHKLPPNVVAVPDLVESVKGADILIFVIPHQFIKKLCDTIKSHIKPDAVGMSLIKGVDEGPEGLKLITEVIREKLGITMTVLMGANLANEVAEEKFCETTIGSKSKEIGATLKDLMQTKNFRVTVVEEADVVEICGALKNIVAVGAGFCDGLGYGDNTKAAVIRLGLMEMIAFARVFCTSGTVSPTTFLESCGVADLITTCYGGRNRKIGEAFAKTGKTIEELEKEMLNGQKLQGPPTAAEVHNILKVKKMVDKFPLFNAVYQICFEGHPVKEFVTCLQNHPEHM